One Bacteroidales bacterium genomic window, ATTAAACTCTAGCAGGACCTTTGGACTCTGCTAGGTTAACCAACTTGTTTGACCTTCCAGATTCGTAAGAACTGGAAGAGTCAATGGTAAAATTGAATGCAGTATATCTTCGTATAACTCCCATCCATTAAATGCTATACGGTAAGCGTTCCGTACTTTTTTAAACGGAACTCTAGGTTTTAAATGCCGTTACCTTAAGGTTATTAAACTCTAGCAGGACCTTCGGACTCTGCTAGGTTAACCAACTTGTTTGACCTTCCAGATTCGTAAGAACTGGAAGAGTAAATGGTAAAATTGAATGCAGTATATCTTCGTATAACTCCCATCCATTAAATGCCATATGGTAAGAGTTCCGACCTTATTAAAAGTTCGGAACTCTAGGGTTTTAATGCCGTTGCCTTAATATTATTAAACTCTAGCAGGACCTTCGGACTCTGCTAGGTTATCCAACCTGTTTGACCTTCCAGATTCGTAAGAACTGGAAGAGTTAATGGTAAAATTGAATGCAGTATATCTTCGTATAACCCCGTCAGGGTTTTGAACCCTGACGGGGTTACTCACTCCCATCCATTAAGTGTTATACAGTAAGAGTTCCGAACTTTTTTAAACGGAACTCTCGGGTTTATGTGTTGGGTTTAATCTTTAGCTCGGATTGCAAATCCGAGCTATTGGGGTTATTTGTTGTGGTTAATCTAGAATATCAGGCTCAGCCTGAAAGAATAGATTCAACTTAGTCTGAGTCAAAGACTGAACGGGGGTAATTATTCTTTCGGTTTTCTAAAATTAATGATATTCTGATGATGGTGATTTATTTTATAAGCATAAGGGTAACCAAATGGATACAAGGGTTTCACTGGTTGTAGTAAAACAGTTGTGCCTTGAAACTCAAATCCAATTTCTTGCATAAGTCTTACCATATCACCTTGAATAAACACTTCTTTTTTATTTATAGTAAAGTCACTTATTATTATTGTGCAATATTTACCGCTTTTTAATACAGTATAGCATGATTTCATTATCGATTGCAATGATTTGAAAAAGTCAGAATATTCATCAAAATTACCTAAATCATTTTCTATGTCAGAATAATACTTTATACCATCTCTAGCACCAATTCGATAAGCTTTACCATTGTTATTCCTAATACCTTTCGAATCATTTCTCAAAATATTATGATACGGTGGTGAAGTAATTATATAATCAATATCTGATAAGTTTTTTACTTCAACATTTGAATCTCCAACAATATATTCGTAATTATTTACATCAAGTGCTTCAAACCTCTCTAGTGCAATTTTTTTATATTCTGCATTTAAATCAATACCAATGCAATAACGACCAATTTGATTAGCTGCAATAATTGATGTTCCGCTACCAACAAAAGGATCAAGTACCTTCATACCTTTCTTTGTGAACATCTCAATATTTTTCTGGACATCTCGAATTAAGAATGGTGCCGGATGCTTATATGCTCCTTTGTCTTCATTAATAGGTTCTGTTTCCCAAAAGCTTTTTGTTCTTATTAACCATTCCTTTCCAGTTAAATCATTTAAATTATTCCTAGGATCATATTTACCTGGTTTATTCTCTTCTGATTTTGGCTTTCTCGGTCTTTTATTTGACTTTATTTGCTTACTCATTTACCTTTCTCGAAATTCTAATTAATTCATTTAAATCTACTTTTGAGTAACCTGATGCCTTGGACAGATCACTATAAGTAAGATAACACCAATTTTGATTCTCAAAACCATATAAAAAATATGGGTCTTTTATTCTTAACAACTCCATTTCTCTTTTATCTGGTATCACCATAATTTTTGGAACTTCATTTCCAAGATTTGACGCTCTTTGAATAGCGGAAGTAAAATCAGTACTATTTTCAACTTCAAAAACACATTTAATTTTAAGTTCTTCATCAATCCATAAAGCATCAATCATTTCAACTCTATTTAAAGCTTCTCTTTTGATATCTTTAATGTTTTTTAATGCTAGATAATCTGCAAATGTAGATAAAATTTTGCCATTAGAAGCCAACTCAGGTTGCTCCCTTCTTCCA contains:
- a CDS encoding site-specific DNA-methyltransferase, which codes for MSKQIKSNKRPRKPKSEENKPGKYDPRNNLNDLTGKEWLIRTKSFWETEPINEDKGAYKHPAPFLIRDVQKNIEMFTKKGMKVLDPFVGSGTSIIAANQIGRYCIGIDLNAEYKKIALERFEALDVNNYEYIVGDSNVEVKNLSDIDYIITSPPYHNILRNDSKGIRNNNGKAYRIGARDGIKYYSDIENDLGNFDEYSDFFKSLQSIMKSCYTVLKSGKYCTIIISDFTINKKEVFIQGDMVRLMQEIGFEFQGTTVLLQPVKPLYPFGYPYAYKINHHHQNIINFRKPKE